A region of the Nevskia ramosa DSM 11499 genome:
TTCCGCGGCAGGACATCGCTGTGGTCATCGATGCCCGCGTGCATGGCCTGAACCTGAAGGTCAGCAATCTGATCAACCTGCTGCCGCGGGCGCGCCACGACTGGCTGCTGCTGGCCGACAGCGACATCCACGCGCCGTCCGATCTGCTGCGCCGGATCACTACGCCGCTAGCGGATCCGACGGTCGGCGTGATCACTTGCCTGTATCACGGCGCAGCACTAGGTGGCCTGTGGTCGCGACTCGGCGCGCAGTTCATCGACGATTGGTTCGCGCCTTCGGTGACCCTCGCCCGCCGCTTCGGATACACCGATTACTCGTTTGGCGCGTCGATTGCCCTGCGTCGCGACGCGCTGAACGCCATCGGCGGCTTCGAAGCGCTGTCCCAGCACGTGGCGGATGACTACTGGCTCGGCGAACTGACTCGCCGGCAAGGCCTGCGCACGGTCCTGTCGGAATGCAGCGTGCTGACCGATGTCGTCGAGCAGCGGCTCGCCGATCTCGCCGCTCGTGAACTGCGCTGGCTGCGCTCGATCCGCTCGATCGCGCCCCTCGGATATCTGTTCATGTTCATCTCGTTCGCCACGCCGATGGCCGTCGCCGGCTGGTTCATGGCCGGTGGAACGCTGCTGGCCAGCCTGCTCGCCAGCGCGGCCTTGGGCTTGCGCCTCGTGCTACATTCGGTCCAATCCAGATCGTTGGACGATGCGTCTAAGCCTCTGGATTCCTTGAAGAATTTCGCGCTCGTTCCGGCACGTGATAGCCTTTCGCTACTGCTCTGGACGATCGCTCTCGCAGGCCGTGTGGTGCGCTGGCGCGGTCGCCAGATGAAGATTGCCCGGCGCGCGCGCCGCCCCGCCCGAACCCGAGCCCTGCAATGTCCGCCAGTCCGACGGCCCGAGCACTGAAAACCCTGTTCCTGCAGGCGCCTTCCTTCGATGGTTTCGACGGTGGTGCCGGCAGCCGCTATCAGGCCAAGCGCGAGATCAAGAGCTTCTGGTATCCGACTTGGCTCGCCCAGCCGGCGGCGATGGTGCCGGGCAGCCGGGTCGTCGATGCGCCGGCCGATGAGCTGAGCGTCGAGCAGAGCCTGACGATCGCCGAAGCCTATGAGCTGGTGATCATCCACACCTCGACGCCATCGTTCCCGACCGACGCCAAGTTCGCCGAGCTGCTGAAAGCGCGCGCACCGCAGATCGTCATCGGCATGGTCGGCGCCAAGGTCGCCGTTGATCCGGGCGGCTCGCTGAAGGCCTCTGAAGCCATCGCCTTCGTTGCCCGCGAAGAATTCGACTACACCTGCGCCGAACTCGCCGCCAACGACAAGCCCTGGGACGGGATCACCGGCATCAGCTATCGCCTTGCCGATGGCACGATCAAGCACAACACGCCGCGTGCGACGATCGAGGACATGGACGCGCTGCCGTTCGTGGCGCCGATCTACCAGCGCGATCTGACGATCAGGAACTACTTCATCGGCTACCTGCAACACCCCTACGTGTCGCTGTACACCGGCCGTGGTTGCCGCTCGAAGTGCACCTTCTGCCTGTGGCCGCAGACCGTCGGTGGCCATCGCTACCGCGTGCGCTCGGCCGCCAACGTCATCGAGGAAGCGCGCTGGATCCAGCAGCACATGCCGGAAGTGAAGGAACTGATGTTCGACGACGACACCTTCACCGATTCCTCGAACATGGAGCGTGTCCACGAGATCGCGATCGGCTTGGGCAAGCTCGGCTGGACCTGGAGCTGCAACGCCAAGGCCAACGTTCCCTATGCGTCGCTGAAGCTGATGAAGGACAACGGCCTGCGGCTGCTGCTGGTCGGCTACGAATCCGGCGACGACCAGATCCTGCACAACATCAAGAAGGGCCTGAAGACCGACATCGCCGAACGCTTCACCGAGGATTGCCGGAAGCTCGGCATCGTCATCCACGGCACTTTCATTCTCGGCCTGCCCGGCGAGACGAAAGCGACGATCGAGAAGACCATCGAGTGGGCGAAGGCGATCAATCCGCACACCATTCAGGTCTCGCTGGCGGCGCCGTATCCCGGCACCACGCTGTACAAGCAGGCGGTCGACAACGGCTGGCTGGTCGAGAACGACGCGGTGAACCTGGTCAACGAGCAGGGCGTGCAACTGGCGGCGATCAGCTATCCGCATCTGTCCAAGGACGAGATCTTCCACAGCATGGAAGTGTTCTACCGGCGCTTCTATTTCCGCCCGAGCAAGATCTGGGAAATCGTTCGCGAGATGCTCAGTGATTGGCAGATGCTGAAACGGCGGCTGCGAGAGGGTGTGGAGTTTTTCCGGTTTCTGCGTGCTCGCGAAGCCTGATCCCGGACGTGCAACGGCGATGCGTCGCCTGATCATCAACGCCGACGACTACGGCCTCGATCTGGCCGTGAATGCCGCTGTCGAGCAAGCGCATGTCGACGGCGTGCTGACCACGGCCAGCCTGATGGTCGGCGCGGCAGCAGTGGCCGATGCGGTTGAACGCGCCAGGCGATTACCGAGACTCGGTGTCGGCCTGCACTTGGTACTCGCCGATGGTCCGGCCGTATCGCGTCCCGAAACCGTCCCCGATCTAGTCGATGCACGCGGCTGCTTCGGCGACCACATGGCGCGCGATGGCTTCCGCTTCTTCTTTCTGCCGCGCGTCCGCCGGCAACTGACCATCGAGATTCGCGCCCAGTTCGAAGCGTTCCGGGCGACCGGCATCGCGCTCGACCACGTCAACGTACACAAGCATTTCCATCTGCATCCGACGGTGCTGAGCCTGATCCTCGACATCGGCCGCGATTACGGCCTGAACGCCGTGCGCCTGCCGCGCGAGCCCGGCGCAGCGCCGTTGCTCGCGCCGTGGCTGGCGCTGACCCGGCGACGACTGCGAGCTGCGAACATCCTGCACAACGATGCGATGTTCGGCCTGAGCGCGACCGGCGCGATGGATGAAGCAGCGCTGCTGGCGGCAATCGAAAAACTGCCGCCGGGCTTGAGCGAAATCTATCTGCATCCGGCGACCCGACGAAGACTGACGCCGACCATGAGCCACTACCGGCACGACGACGAACTGGCCGCGCTGCTGTCGCCCAAAGTGCAGGACGCCATCGCGCAGCACGGCATCGTCACCGGTCGCTGGGCCGATTTCGTCGAACGCCGATGACCAAATGGCTGACGGCGCTGTTCGGCCTGCTGGGCCTGGGCCTGCTGATCGGCCTGGTCGCGCAGGGCGGCACCACGGAAATCCTTGCGCTACTGGCGACTGCCGGCTGGGGCCTGCTCTGGCTGATCCCTTTCCACGTGTTGCCGATCGCGCTCGATGCCGAAGGCTGGCGCGTGCTGCTGCGCCATCGCGACGTCAACGGCACAGCGCATCTGCCATTCCTGTGGTGGATCGCGTCGGTGCGTGAAGCGGTAGGCCGGCTGTTGCCGGTCGGCGGTGTCGGTGGCGAGATCGTCGGCATCCGATTGACCTTGTGGCGGGTGCCGGATGGCGCGGCGGTCACCGCAAGCGTCGTTATCGAAACCTTGCTGACCATCGTCAACGTTTATCTGTTCGTCGCCGCCGGGCTTTGCCTGGTGATCGCGCTCGATGGCGGCAGCCTCGCCGGCTCGCTGCTCGGTGGACTTGCCGCGACCTTGCCGGTGCCGCTGCTGCTGTATTGGCTGCTACGTCACGGTGCGTTGTTCGCGCGCATCGAGAAGCTAGTGATCGGCATGCTCGGAGAAGAGAGCAAGCTCGCTGCGCTGTTCGGCAGCGCTTCAAGGCTGGACGCCGAACTGAGGCTGATCTTCGAGCGTCGGCGCGATCTGCTGATCAGCCTGCTCTGGCAGCTTGCGGGGATGGTGGTCGGCGCCTTCGAGGTGTGGTTGGCGCTGCGCCTGCTCGGCCACGAGATCTCGCCGCTGCCGGCGATCGCGCTGGAAGCACTGGGTCTTTCGATCCGTCACTTCGCGTTCTTCGTGCCGGCAGGGCTTGGCGTGCAGGAAGCGGGCTTCGTGCTGTTCGGCCAGCTGCTCGGCGTGCCGGCCGATGCGGCGATCGCGCTATCGCTGGCGAAGCGCGTCCGCGAACTCGGTTACGGCATTCCGGCGCTGCTGTCCTGGCAATGGGCCGAGACGCGGCGGGCGCTCAAACGCCAAGGCAGCGATCAGAGATAGCCGTTGTCACGAAACCAGCGCACGGCATCTTCGAGCGCGGCACGTGCCGGGCGCGGGGCATAG
Encoded here:
- the hpnI gene encoding bacteriohopanetetrol glucosamine biosynthesis glycosyltransferase HpnI; translated protein: MTLAPILGHALLIATGGYALLSLLACRWWQRRVRQPPAVSATQPVSVLKPLYGDEPGLYDNLRSFCLQDHPHYQLVFGLHSANDAALATVERLRAEFPRQDIAVVIDARVHGLNLKVSNLINLLPRARHDWLLLADSDIHAPSDLLRRITTPLADPTVGVITCLYHGAALGGLWSRLGAQFIDDWFAPSVTLARRFGYTDYSFGASIALRRDALNAIGGFEALSQHVADDYWLGELTRRQGLRTVLSECSVLTDVVEQRLADLAARELRWLRSIRSIAPLGYLFMFISFATPMAVAGWFMAGGTLLASLLASAALGLRLVLHSVQSRSLDDASKPLDSLKNFALVPARDSLSLLLWTIALAGRVVRWRGRQMKIARRARRPARTRALQCPPVRRPEH
- the hpnJ gene encoding hopanoid biosynthesis associated radical SAM protein HpnJ; protein product: MSASPTARALKTLFLQAPSFDGFDGGAGSRYQAKREIKSFWYPTWLAQPAAMVPGSRVVDAPADELSVEQSLTIAEAYELVIIHTSTPSFPTDAKFAELLKARAPQIVIGMVGAKVAVDPGGSLKASEAIAFVAREEFDYTCAELAANDKPWDGITGISYRLADGTIKHNTPRATIEDMDALPFVAPIYQRDLTIRNYFIGYLQHPYVSLYTGRGCRSKCTFCLWPQTVGGHRYRVRSAANVIEEARWIQQHMPEVKELMFDDDTFTDSSNMERVHEIAIGLGKLGWTWSCNAKANVPYASLKLMKDNGLRLLLVGYESGDDQILHNIKKGLKTDIAERFTEDCRKLGIVIHGTFILGLPGETKATIEKTIEWAKAINPHTIQVSLAAPYPGTTLYKQAVDNGWLVENDAVNLVNEQGVQLAAISYPHLSKDEIFHSMEVFYRRFYFRPSKIWEIVREMLSDWQMLKRRLREGVEFFRFLRAREA
- the hpnK gene encoding hopanoid biosynthesis-associated protein HpnK; translated protein: MRRLIINADDYGLDLAVNAAVEQAHVDGVLTTASLMVGAAAVADAVERARRLPRLGVGLHLVLADGPAVSRPETVPDLVDARGCFGDHMARDGFRFFFLPRVRRQLTIEIRAQFEAFRATGIALDHVNVHKHFHLHPTVLSLILDIGRDYGLNAVRLPREPGAAPLLAPWLALTRRRLRAANILHNDAMFGLSATGAMDEAALLAAIEKLPPGLSEIYLHPATRRRLTPTMSHYRHDDELAALLSPKVQDAIAQHGIVTGRWADFVERR
- a CDS encoding lysylphosphatidylglycerol synthase domain-containing protein, whose protein sequence is MTKWLTALFGLLGLGLLIGLVAQGGTTEILALLATAGWGLLWLIPFHVLPIALDAEGWRVLLRHRDVNGTAHLPFLWWIASVREAVGRLLPVGGVGGEIVGIRLTLWRVPDGAAVTASVVIETLLTIVNVYLFVAAGLCLVIALDGGSLAGSLLGGLAATLPVPLLLYWLLRHGALFARIEKLVIGMLGEESKLAALFGSASRLDAELRLIFERRRDLLISLLWQLAGMVVGAFEVWLALRLLGHEISPLPAIALEALGLSIRHFAFFVPAGLGVQEAGFVLFGQLLGVPADAAIALSLAKRVRELGYGIPALLSWQWAETRRALKRQGSDQR